Proteins encoded by one window of Salicibibacter halophilus:
- a CDS encoding DUF418 domain-containing protein yields MKATQIPANERIHTLDIIRGIAVFGILIANMYAFKTLAFTDVRPFIEGGTVPDGALSPFADVFNTIFVEGKFYPMFSLLFGLGFYIFYTRLIEKGYNADRVFARRLIFLLVIGLVHLVFLWSGDILHTYALAGFLLLLFIHRQSKTIMVWIVSLLGVTSIFMFFLMSVTGVGLQLKMESGTGSLDTFENSVDSGEAVMANGSYGDILQYRFLNEVIPILMQSIFIAIAVLPLFLIGLYMGKKGMFHDVESNVKKWRKLCVHSFWSGGLLTALMAVLHYDVLPLPSYFTFGMAEGVNFAAGPLLMLFYVSAFVLLLRLKVWKKLLMPFAAVGRMALTNYLLQSLIAVFVFYGFGLGLFGQISSGVGLVIAVVIFTAQLIVSNLYLQTFKQGPMEALWRKWTYKVRG; encoded by the coding sequence ATGAAAGCGACACAAATACCTGCGAATGAACGCATCCATACCCTTGATATTATTCGGGGCATTGCCGTATTTGGCATTTTGATCGCGAACATGTACGCATTTAAGACTCTGGCTTTTACTGATGTGCGTCCGTTCATTGAAGGCGGGACAGTGCCTGATGGGGCACTAAGCCCATTTGCTGATGTGTTCAATACAATTTTTGTTGAAGGCAAATTTTATCCGATGTTTTCCTTGCTCTTCGGACTCGGTTTTTATATTTTTTATACCCGTTTGATCGAGAAGGGTTACAATGCTGATCGAGTGTTTGCCCGCCGGCTCATTTTTTTGTTGGTCATCGGGTTGGTCCATCTCGTTTTTCTATGGTCGGGAGATATTTTACATACGTACGCCCTTGCCGGCTTTTTACTATTGCTTTTTATTCATCGGCAATCAAAAACAATTATGGTTTGGATTGTTTCCTTGCTAGGGGTTACCTCTATTTTTATGTTTTTTTTGATGAGTGTAACCGGTGTAGGTTTACAGTTGAAAATGGAGAGTGGGACCGGTTCGTTAGATACATTTGAAAACAGCGTAGATTCGGGAGAGGCTGTGATGGCCAACGGATCGTACGGCGACATTCTACAGTACCGGTTTCTCAATGAAGTCATTCCCATTCTCATGCAATCGATATTCATCGCGATCGCTGTGTTGCCGCTCTTTCTCATCGGACTCTATATGGGCAAAAAAGGAATGTTTCATGATGTTGAAAGTAATGTAAAAAAATGGAGGAAACTTTGTGTGCACAGTTTCTGGAGTGGGGGTTTATTAACGGCGCTCATGGCAGTCTTGCATTATGATGTGCTTCCGCTGCCGTCCTATTTTACGTTTGGAATGGCTGAAGGCGTTAATTTTGCTGCCGGTCCGTTGCTTATGCTTTTCTATGTTTCAGCTTTTGTGCTTTTATTACGGCTAAAGGTCTGGAAAAAGCTATTGATGCCGTTTGCGGCTGTAGGGCGAATGGCATTGACCAACTACTTATTGCAAAGCCTCATTGCCGTCTTTGTTTTTTATGGGTTTGGCTTAGGGCTTTTTGGTCAAATATCAAGCGGAGTCGGACTGGTGATCGCTGTTGTCATCTTTACGGCACAGCTTATTGTCAGCAATCTTTATTTGCAGACGTTCAAACAAGGGCCGATGGAAGCGCTGTGGAGGAAATGGACGTACAAGGTTAGGGGTTAG
- a CDS encoding flavin reductase family protein, with protein sequence MDDLQFRQAMGKFSTGVTILSTDDGKPHGMTANAFMSVSMNPKLVAVSVDHKTDMYEKILNAKKYAVSILDTSQAELSKTFAKQLPGKEQFAFTTFHHLPVVPDALVHLACDVVQEVKAGDHTIFIGEVKDIEMKDEENEEPLVYYCSKYHNLR encoded by the coding sequence ATGGATGATTTACAATTCAGGCAGGCAATGGGCAAGTTTTCCACAGGTGTTACCATTCTCTCAACGGATGATGGCAAGCCACATGGAATGACGGCCAATGCGTTTATGTCCGTCTCCATGAACCCGAAACTGGTAGCCGTATCTGTCGATCATAAAACGGATATGTACGAAAAAATTTTGAACGCCAAAAAATATGCAGTGAGTATTTTGGATACATCTCAAGCGGAATTATCCAAAACGTTCGCAAAGCAATTACCGGGAAAAGAACAGTTTGCTTTCACTACTTTCCATCATTTGCCTGTTGTGCCTGATGCCCTTGTCCACCTCGCCTGTGACGTCGTTCAAGAAGTAAAAGCCGGTGACCATACGATCTTTATCGGCGAAGTCAAAGATATTGAAATGAAAGATGAAGAAAATGAAGAACCACTTGTGTACTACTGTAGCAAGTACCATAATTTGCGGTAA
- a CDS encoding carbon-nitrogen hydrolase family protein, with protein MRSLTVAAVQMNCIPGNKSQNIAIAEGLIKHAADAGAELIVLPELFTTGYHVENEDLSLAETVPGETTNRLAEISVRHNVALVGGMIEAGSLSGLLYNAAIVIENGKVKNNYQKRYLWQEEQLRFGKGKPTENPFPVKHAPCGIQICYEIGFPELTRGWAHQGAELLLAPSAFSEKRVRVWDIATRSRALENGMFVVAANRTGADAHSFAGRSRIVSPQGELLKEASPDQNETIVATIDFNEVAKQRHSLPYLRDLEQ; from the coding sequence ATGCGAAGTTTAACGGTTGCCGCTGTCCAGATGAATTGCATTCCGGGCAATAAATCGCAAAACATCGCAATTGCTGAAGGATTGATTAAACATGCGGCCGATGCGGGCGCAGAATTGATCGTGCTTCCGGAGTTATTCACGACCGGTTATCACGTGGAAAACGAAGATTTATCTTTAGCGGAAACTGTTCCCGGGGAAACAACAAACCGGTTAGCGGAAATCTCTGTTCGGCACAACGTTGCCCTGGTCGGCGGGATGATTGAAGCGGGATCGCTAAGCGGTTTGTTATATAATGCAGCAATTGTGATTGAGAACGGTAAAGTGAAGAACAATTATCAAAAACGTTATCTGTGGCAAGAAGAACAGTTACGTTTTGGAAAAGGAAAGCCAACCGAAAATCCGTTTCCCGTAAAACATGCACCTTGCGGGATCCAAATTTGTTATGAAATAGGATTCCCTGAGTTGACCAGAGGTTGGGCACACCAAGGCGCGGAGTTATTGCTGGCGCCTTCCGCGTTCAGTGAAAAGCGAGTCCGCGTATGGGATATAGCGACAAGATCAAGGGCGCTTGAAAATGGCATGTTTGTCGTCGCGGCCAATCGAACGGGTGCCGATGCGCATTCTTTTGCAGGGCGGTCACGGATCGTATCCCCGCAAGGGGAATTGCTGAAAGAGGCCAGCCCGGATCAAAATGAAACGATTGTCGCGACCATCGATTTCAATGAGGTGGCGAAACAAAGGCATTCCTTGCCGTATTTAAGGGATTTGGAACAGTAA
- a CDS encoding spore coat protein: MQNQQGQMNMDNQRSGQMLPMQNHGGHEMFDAHEALTTAINVLDQYMIVRPYVNDQELLDILDHQYDYITTQYNRMVEAFSTGKKPSKSIEPYEIPMMTDITYGVQAASAPKKPSNNLGEINEQGISAHMLGLLKSTSSVFAMAAPEVTNSVLRRVVADCIHDFIEMAYELFLYQNKNAYYQVPQLQQTDMDKMLHAYEPSQANIKQSNPNQMH, from the coding sequence ATGCAAAACCAGCAAGGGCAAATGAACATGGACAACCAACGATCTGGTCAAATGCTGCCGATGCAAAATCACGGCGGGCATGAAATGTTTGACGCGCATGAAGCATTAACGACTGCGATTAACGTGTTAGATCAATACATGATCGTTCGGCCCTATGTGAATGATCAAGAGCTGCTTGACATCCTTGATCATCAATATGATTACATCACGACGCAATATAATCGGATGGTGGAAGCATTCAGTACCGGAAAAAAGCCATCAAAGTCTATAGAACCGTATGAAATTCCGATGATGACCGATATCACTTACGGGGTGCAGGCAGCATCTGCACCGAAGAAACCGAGCAACAACTTGGGCGAAATAAATGAACAGGGCATCTCTGCACATATGCTTGGATTGCTAAAATCCACATCGTCCGTTTTTGCGATGGCGGCTCCCGAGGTCACCAATTCTGTCCTTCGCAGAGTGGTTGCTGATTGCATCCACGACTTCATTGAAATGGCTTACGAGCTTTTTCTCTATCAAAATAAAAATGCCTATTATCAAGTTCCTCAATTACAACAAACGGATATGGATAAAATGTTGCACGCATACGAACCTTCCCAAGCAAATATTAAACAAAGCAATCCAAATCAAATGCATTAA
- a CDS encoding S9 family peptidase: MMLTFPKADVSQFFRTYSIQNFAVSPNEEQLVFSTNLSGDYNLWAMDMNQRFPYPLTSMNQSNHGLIYDSNNRFIIAAFDHDGDENAQLYALPPEGGALLPIQVNEGERHMVGELSEDGRKLYYTSTKNNAAFLNIYCYDLKNETDELLLKGSEGATTFTTLSPEEDSFLLRKHFANTHSCMYVHRDGETTAITPDASVQHTVESAVYTSNEDIYFATTYKEDFSYLAHFHVQTGAFSKVLAIPGESIVEVKADQASGGLYLHSSQGVTDKLYHYHPENNDLSRLHLSVEVIDKVTVTKAGNLYILGRGSTLPMNIFKYGKDDANWKALTDFRVPGIPREQMSEPATISYSSFDGTEIEALYFTPDSAADNGHVILWPHGGPQAAERKFFRAMFQMLTYEGYRILAPNFRGSSNYGLAFMKMVEGDWGHGPRLDNIAAIDYLIDHYNVDPDKIFLMGGSYGGYMALLLHGRHPDYFKAVIDIFGVSNLFSFVHSVPDFWKPIMKQWVGDPVEDKERFTRDSPITYLDQMTKPMFVIQGANDPRVVKAESDQIVDQLRQNNAEVKYLVLEDEGHGFSKKSNEMSVNREILAFLNDHL; the protein is encoded by the coding sequence ATGATGCTCACATTTCCTAAAGCCGATGTCTCGCAATTTTTCCGAACCTATTCCATCCAAAACTTTGCCGTAAGCCCCAATGAAGAGCAGCTCGTATTTTCTACAAATTTAAGCGGCGATTATAACTTATGGGCAATGGATATGAACCAACGTTTTCCTTACCCGTTAACCTCCATGAATCAAAGCAACCATGGATTGATCTATGACAGCAACAATCGCTTCATCATTGCAGCATTTGATCATGACGGAGATGAAAACGCCCAACTTTATGCCCTCCCCCCTGAGGGTGGCGCGCTTTTGCCGATTCAGGTAAACGAAGGCGAACGGCATATGGTTGGAGAGCTGTCCGAAGACGGCCGCAAACTCTATTACACCTCAACGAAAAATAACGCTGCCTTTTTGAATATTTACTGCTATGACTTGAAAAATGAAACAGATGAATTACTGCTGAAAGGCTCCGAGGGAGCGACCACATTTACCACTCTCAGCCCTGAAGAGGACAGTTTTTTGCTTCGCAAACATTTTGCCAACACCCACAGTTGCATGTATGTTCATAGAGACGGAGAAACAACAGCAATTACACCTGATGCATCCGTCCAACATACCGTCGAAAGTGCCGTTTATACATCCAACGAAGACATTTATTTTGCAACGACCTATAAAGAAGATTTCTCCTATTTAGCTCATTTTCATGTTCAAACGGGAGCGTTTTCGAAAGTATTGGCAATTCCCGGCGAAAGTATTGTCGAGGTCAAAGCAGACCAGGCAAGTGGAGGCTTGTATCTGCATTCGAGCCAAGGAGTCACGGACAAACTCTACCACTATCACCCGGAAAATAATGATTTGTCCCGTTTACACCTGTCTGTGGAAGTCATCGATAAAGTTACGGTTACAAAAGCGGGAAATCTTTACATTCTCGGACGCGGATCCACACTTCCAATGAACATTTTTAAATACGGGAAAGATGATGCAAACTGGAAAGCACTTACTGATTTTCGCGTCCCGGGGATCCCGCGTGAACAGATGAGTGAACCGGCAACGATTAGCTACTCTTCCTTTGACGGAACAGAAATCGAAGCACTTTATTTCACGCCGGATAGTGCCGCTGACAACGGGCATGTCATCTTATGGCCTCATGGCGGTCCCCAAGCAGCGGAACGGAAATTTTTCCGGGCCATGTTTCAAATGCTGACCTACGAAGGATACCGAATTCTGGCGCCGAACTTCCGCGGCTCCTCCAACTACGGACTTGCCTTTATGAAAATGGTCGAAGGGGACTGGGGGCACGGACCGCGCCTGGATAATATCGCCGCCATTGACTATTTGATTGACCATTATAATGTGGATCCCGACAAGATCTTTTTAATGGGCGGGAGCTACGGCGGATACATGGCGTTGCTCTTACATGGCCGCCACCCTGACTATTTCAAAGCCGTGATCGATATTTTCGGTGTGTCAAACTTATTCAGTTTTGTTCATTCAGTGCCGGATTTTTGGAAGCCGATCATGAAACAATGGGTCGGGGATCCTGTCGAAGACAAAGAACGTTTTACAAGAGATTCCCCTATCACTTATCTCGATCAAATGACAAAACCGATGTTTGTCATCCAAGGCGCAAATGATCCACGAGTCGTTAAGGCCGAATCCGATCAAATTGTCGATCAACTGCGGCAAAACAACGCGGAAGTGAAATACCTCGTTCTCGAAGACGAAGGCCACGGGTTTTCGAAAAAATCCAATGAAATGAGCGTGAACCGGGAGATATTGGCATTTTTAAATGATCATTTATAA
- a CDS encoding lytic transglycosylase domain-containing protein, with product MGTSKKKKSSTTRKRRFVGIGSILALCFLAIGIFMIAQTFSEQQIDRFLNGGITGYSNDEIPEQYVSIYQAAAEEYDIPWQVLPAVHRVETKFSTMDPMVSPVGAEGHMQFMPCTWHGWNHPTCDDVGAGDIPNVELKNPDQIESNGGYGVDATGSGTADPWDERDAIFSTANFLAANGANDSDMENALYMYNRSGEYVEEVMAYYDIYMNEGYEIVDKNE from the coding sequence ATGGGAACATCGAAAAAGAAAAAAAGCAGCACAACCCGTAAACGACGTTTTGTTGGTATCGGATCGATTCTCGCCCTCTGTTTCCTGGCGATCGGCATTTTTATGATTGCCCAAACATTCAGCGAGCAACAAATCGATCGGTTTTTGAACGGGGGCATAACCGGTTACAGCAACGATGAAATCCCCGAACAATATGTTTCAATATATCAAGCTGCCGCTGAGGAATACGACATTCCGTGGCAGGTGCTCCCGGCCGTTCACCGTGTCGAGACGAAATTTTCAACCATGGATCCAATGGTTTCCCCGGTTGGGGCGGAAGGGCACATGCAATTCATGCCTTGTACGTGGCACGGATGGAATCATCCTACTTGCGATGATGTGGGAGCCGGAGATATTCCCAATGTAGAGTTAAAAAATCCTGACCAAATTGAGAGTAACGGCGGATATGGAGTGGATGCGACAGGAAGCGGCACCGCTGACCCATGGGATGAAAGAGATGCCATTTTTTCCACCGCCAATTTTTTGGCCGCCAACGGCGCAAACGACAGCGATATGGAAAATGCCTTGTATATGTATAACCGCTCGGGAGAATATGTAGAAGAAGTAATGGCTTATTACGACATCTATATGAACGAAGGTTACGAGATCGTAGATAAAAATGAATGA
- a CDS encoding isocitrate lyase/phosphoenolpyruvate mutase family protein, which yields MKEVIDHMHWEEMEQKRTQSNEDFLTGKIPLIPSAHDPLSAQAIEEKGYQMAFLSSDDVSKLYGYASSYTLSTTEVIATVRNITQVSALALLVQLPLDARSGQQIIKQVYELRQLGVRTVQIDDEKIPSTQELIQIIVQVHHYFPEVKIVMAIRANASITGIEEAVTKANKLLHAGADFILFQGLYTEGEYLYTYQYTNGPLLALLNTNNNQDLSYAGLKNMGYYATILQEEHIHQVKKIYAESYKDA from the coding sequence ATGAAGGAAGTGATCGATCATATGCATTGGGAAGAAATGGAACAAAAAAGAACACAATCAAATGAAGATTTTCTAACCGGCAAAATACCTTTAATCCCGTCTGCACATGATCCGTTAAGTGCCCAGGCAATAGAAGAAAAAGGATATCAAATGGCTTTTCTTTCATCCGACGATGTATCAAAATTGTATGGCTACGCCTCTTCCTATACATTAAGCACGACGGAAGTGATTGCCACTGTGCGAAACATTACACAAGTAAGCGCTTTGGCACTGCTCGTGCAATTGCCCCTTGACGCCCGCTCTGGCCAGCAGATCATTAAACAAGTGTATGAATTACGTCAGCTAGGCGTACGGACAGTTCAAATCGATGATGAAAAAATCCCTTCAACCCAGGAATTAATCCAAATCATCGTTCAGGTCCACCATTACTTTCCGGAAGTGAAAATTGTCATGGCGATTCGGGCAAACGCTTCGATCACCGGCATCGAAGAAGCGGTAACCAAAGCAAACAAATTGTTGCATGCAGGCGCAGATTTTATCTTGTTTCAAGGGTTGTACACGGAAGGGGAATATTTATACACGTATCAATATACGAATGGACCCTTGCTTGCACTGTTAAACACAAACAATAACCAAGACTTATCCTACGCAGGGCTGAAAAACATGGGTTATTACGCGACGATTTTACAGGAAGAACATATCCATCAGGTGAAAAAGATCTATGCCGAGTCCTATAAGGACGCATGA
- a CDS encoding YvrJ family protein: MEEWMSLLFNHGFAAVVAFYLLHRMEKKLDLLINAVCERPANE; encoded by the coding sequence ATGGAGGAATGGATGTCATTGCTTTTTAACCATGGTTTTGCAGCTGTCGTCGCATTTTACTTGCTGCATCGAATGGAAAAAAAGCTCGACCTATTAATCAATGCTGTGTGTGAACGACCGGCCAATGAGTAA
- a CDS encoding DUF1659 domain-containing protein: MNPETTSLQLVFENGVDDFGEPVIYSRRFNNINVEASDEDIQVIASAIASLSTGDLSGATRRNDYSLLPLEDN, encoded by the coding sequence ATGAATCCGGAAACAACGAGTCTACAATTGGTTTTTGAGAACGGGGTGGATGATTTCGGAGAACCTGTTATTTACAGCAGACGCTTTAACAACATCAATGTTGAGGCAAGCGACGAGGATATTCAAGTGATTGCCTCTGCGATCGCTTCATTGTCCACCGGCGATTTAAGCGGGGCCACACGCAGAAACGACTACAGTCTGTTGCCATTGGAAGACAACTAA
- a CDS encoding MDR family MFS transporter — MTTSSHSSQTKNVKTIAAILLTGAFMAILNQTLLATALPHIMRDFGISADLGQWVNSVFMLVNGVMIPITAFLIEKFTTRRLFFTAMGLFALGTLICALAPTYAFLILGRIVQAAGAGIMLPLMQTVLLLVFPIERRGFAMGMVGLVISFAPAVGPTLSGYLLEYFHWSILFWIIFPLAVLNIIVAYWVLKNVSFTRDPKLDILSVVLSTLGFGGLLYGFSFAGTYGWTDVQVILPMIIGLITLGLFVWRQLTLPQPILEVRVFKYGVFTVATVIGMIIFMSMIGSQTILPIYMQDMHDFTALETGLMLLPGAVAMGLMSPITGRIFDKFGARKLSIFGLFIVSVTTFMFTQLTSETSFGYLAIVNTFRMFGMAFVMMPVTTAAINSLPNVLIPHGTAMNNTMRQVAGAIGTAALVTVMSAMALGPEQAPNMDEAMVYGVNMAFWLATILTVIGFILSFFVPKGKGMPPDTINDQKTMDHTK; from the coding sequence ATGACGACAAGTTCACATTCGTCTCAAACGAAAAATGTAAAAACAATCGCGGCCATACTGTTGACAGGCGCTTTTATGGCTATCTTAAACCAAACGCTGCTTGCCACTGCCTTGCCGCATATTATGAGAGACTTCGGGATATCCGCTGATTTAGGCCAATGGGTGAATTCCGTTTTTATGCTCGTGAACGGGGTTATGATCCCCATCACTGCTTTTCTTATTGAAAAGTTTACGACTCGTCGCCTATTTTTTACCGCGATGGGTTTATTTGCGTTAGGGACGTTGATATGCGCCCTTGCGCCCACATATGCTTTCCTTATACTCGGACGGATTGTCCAAGCTGCCGGTGCCGGCATTATGCTGCCTCTCATGCAAACGGTCCTTCTCTTGGTGTTTCCCATTGAACGCAGAGGTTTTGCCATGGGGATGGTCGGGCTTGTCATTTCGTTTGCGCCGGCGGTTGGACCGACACTGTCCGGATACCTCCTCGAGTACTTCCACTGGTCGATTTTATTTTGGATTATATTCCCTTTAGCCGTCCTAAATATCATAGTTGCGTATTGGGTGTTAAAAAATGTTTCGTTCACACGTGATCCGAAATTGGATATTTTGTCGGTGGTTTTATCGACGCTTGGCTTTGGCGGTCTGCTCTACGGATTTAGTTTTGCAGGAACTTATGGGTGGACAGATGTGCAGGTGATCCTTCCCATGATCATTGGCCTTATCACGTTGGGTCTTTTTGTGTGGCGACAATTGACTCTTCCGCAACCGATTCTCGAGGTACGCGTGTTCAAGTACGGGGTGTTCACGGTCGCCACAGTCATCGGCATGATAATTTTTATGTCCATGATTGGCTCGCAGACGATTCTGCCGATTTATATGCAGGATATGCATGATTTTACGGCGCTTGAAACAGGGCTGATGTTATTGCCGGGGGCAGTGGCGATGGGCTTGATGTCGCCGATTACCGGCAGGATTTTTGATAAGTTCGGGGCACGGAAATTATCGATCTTTGGTCTGTTCATTGTCTCCGTGACAACTTTTATGTTTACACAACTCACCAGTGAGACCTCTTTTGGTTATTTGGCAATTGTCAACACGTTTCGGATGTTCGGCATGGCCTTTGTCATGATGCCGGTGACGACGGCGGCGATCAATTCGCTGCCTAATGTTTTGATTCCGCATGGAACAGCGATGAACAACACGATGCGCCAGGTAGCCGGAGCGATCGGAACAGCCGCCCTCGTTACGGTTATGTCAGCGATGGCTTTGGGACCGGAGCAAGCGCCTAACATGGATGAAGCAATGGTCTACGGGGTGAATATGGCTTTTTGGTTGGCTACGATTCTTACCGTTATCGGCTTTATCCTTTCATTCTTTGTTCCAAAAGGAAAAGGGATGCCTCCCGATACGATTAACGATCAAAAGACAATGGACCATACAAAATAA
- a CDS encoding DUF2922 domain-containing protein, producing MNVELQMRFRNEEGRMSSISVNNPAEELESSQLEEAMDQILDHDVFFTSGGPLVEKVDARLVSRSVEQMYEA from the coding sequence ATGAACGTAGAATTGCAAATGCGATTTCGTAATGAGGAAGGGCGGATGTCATCAATATCGGTGAACAATCCTGCGGAGGAGCTTGAATCATCCCAACTGGAAGAGGCAATGGATCAAATCCTTGACCATGATGTATTTTTCACCTCCGGCGGGCCGCTGGTTGAAAAAGTCGACGCAAGGTTAGTCTCGCGTTCTGTGGAACAAATGTACGAAGCTTAA
- a CDS encoding general stress protein, which produces MEPIYRTFKNDDEAVATVERLKGEVNENNIYVVTHDDDHTERVAKRADANTVGVSETGFGVSVKNIFRQKGDELRAKFEELHFSSTEAKRLEGELDKGVTIVVVKDAPSGLSL; this is translated from the coding sequence ATGGAACCGATCTATCGAACGTTTAAGAATGATGATGAAGCGGTGGCAACGGTAGAAAGGTTAAAAGGAGAAGTAAACGAAAATAATATTTATGTCGTTACGCATGATGACGATCACACGGAGCGGGTAGCCAAACGCGCGGACGCAAACACTGTTGGTGTCAGCGAAACAGGATTTGGAGTATCCGTGAAAAATATTTTTCGTCAAAAAGGGGATGAGTTGCGGGCGAAATTTGAAGAATTGCATTTTTCCTCAACGGAAGCAAAAAGGTTGGAAGGAGAATTGGATAAAGGAGTTACAATCGTCGTAGTGAAAGACGCACCCAGCGGGTTATCCCTTTAA
- a CDS encoding cory-CC-star protein yields the protein MGFKDQLSRALAFYDEVLRLPHRGEIKRELRDENDIFYLLSFSEMLGLPNPVSYYTLELYPEMVEEFHEWHLRMGMEKSPLDGIRCC from the coding sequence TTGGGGTTTAAAGACCAGCTCTCACGTGCTCTGGCGTTTTACGATGAAGTGCTTCGGCTGCCGCATCGCGGAGAGATTAAACGGGAGCTTAGGGATGAAAATGATATTTTTTACCTGCTCTCTTTTTCCGAAATGCTTGGACTGCCGAATCCAGTTTCCTATTATACGCTGGAATTATACCCGGAAATGGTTGAAGAGTTTCATGAATGGCATCTGCGAATGGGCATGGAGAAATCACCACTGGATGGTATTCGTTGTTGTTAA
- a CDS encoding ArsA family ATPase, with protein sequence MQNHSIVFFGGKGGVGKSTCSAAFALSAAQNGKKVLLVSTDPAHNLEDLFSVRIGNTISRLQSHLYGLEIDAGEESKRYIEGVKENLQDLVHAHRVSEVHRQIDMAANTPGADESALFDALVNIILEQTEHFDLIVFDTAPTGHTLRLLSLPEMMEAWIDGMLKRRRTVNENYSQLLNDGEPVEDPIYQTLMKRKQKFVEARKWLLDKRKTGFVYVLTPERLPIEETSRAVGQLDQAKMNVNTLIVNKCLPEEAEASAFFQKRKQQEQQYIQMIHEQFKKQKKIFLPLLAEDISTQANLRHISNYL encoded by the coding sequence ATGCAAAACCATTCTATTGTATTTTTCGGCGGAAAAGGCGGAGTTGGCAAATCGACTTGCTCCGCTGCCTTCGCCCTTTCCGCCGCGCAAAACGGAAAAAAAGTTCTGCTCGTTTCCACCGATCCCGCTCATAATCTTGAAGATTTGTTTTCCGTGCGCATTGGAAACACCATCTCGCGGTTGCAAAGCCATTTATACGGGTTGGAAATTGACGCGGGAGAAGAGTCGAAGCGCTACATCGAAGGGGTCAAAGAAAATTTGCAGGACCTCGTCCACGCCCATCGCGTAAGTGAAGTACACAGGCAAATTGATATGGCCGCCAACACACCGGGCGCCGATGAGTCCGCGCTTTTCGATGCACTTGTAAACATTATCCTCGAACAAACCGAGCACTTTGATCTCATCGTTTTTGATACAGCGCCTACCGGACATACTTTGCGATTGCTTTCTTTGCCGGAGATGATGGAAGCCTGGATTGATGGCATGTTAAAACGCAGACGTACGGTAAATGAAAACTACAGCCAATTGTTAAACGATGGCGAGCCGGTGGAAGACCCGATCTACCAAACTTTAATGAAACGAAAACAAAAATTCGTGGAAGCGAGAAAATGGCTTTTAGACAAAAGAAAAACAGGCTTCGTGTATGTTCTCACACCTGAACGGCTTCCAATTGAAGAGACTTCGCGGGCCGTTGGGCAGCTTGACCAAGCGAAGATGAATGTGAACACGTTAATCGTCAACAAATGCTTGCCAGAAGAAGCCGAAGCCTCCGCTTTTTTTCAAAAACGAAAACAGCAAGAGCAGCAATATATCCAGATGATTCACGAGCAATTTAAAAAACAGAAGAAAATATTTCTTCCGTTACTGGCTGAAGATATCTCAACACAAGCAAATCTTCGGCACATTTCCAATTATCTTTAA